The following are encoded together in the Citrobacter arsenatis genome:
- the dinI gene encoding DNA damage-inducible protein I yields the protein MRIEVTIAKTSPLPAGAIDALAGELSRRIQHHFPDNEGNVTVRYAGANNLSVIGATKEDKERISEILQETWESADDWFINE from the coding sequence ATGCGTATTGAAGTCACTATTGCCAAAACTTCACCTTTACCTGCCGGTGCAATTGACGCGCTGGCAGGTGAACTCTCCCGCCGTATTCAGCACCATTTTCCGGATAACGAAGGTAACGTTACCGTCCGTTATGCCGGCGCAAACAATCTGTCGGTTATTGGCGCAACCAAAGAGGATAAAGAACGCATCAGCGAGATCTTACAGGAGACCTGGGAAAGCGCGGATGACTGGTTCATCAATGAATAA
- the pyrC gene encoding dihydroorotase, translated as MTAPSQVLKIRRPDDWHLHFRDGDMLKTVVPYTSEIYGRAIVMPNLAPPVTTVDVAIAYRQRILDAVPAGHNFTPLMTCYLTDTLDPNELERGFNEGVFTAAKLYPANATTNSTHGVTSIDAIMPVLERMEKLGMPLLVHGEVTHADIDIFDREARFIETVMEPLRQRLTALKVVFEHITTKDAAEYVRDGNELLAATITPQHLMFNRNHMLVGGIRPHLYCLPILKRNVHQQALRELVASGFSRAFLGTDSAPHARHRKESSCGCAGCFNAPTALGSYATVFEEMNALDHFEAFCSLNGPQFYGLPVNETFIELERVEHQVPESIALENDTLVPFLGGETVRWSVKN; from the coding sequence ATGACTGCACCATCCCAGGTTTTAAAGATCCGCCGCCCAGACGACTGGCATCTTCACTTTCGCGATGGCGACATGTTAAAAACTGTCGTGCCCTATACCAGTGAAATTTATGGCCGCGCCATTGTCATGCCGAACCTGGCTCCGCCCGTCACCACGGTTGACGTGGCTATCGCTTACCGCCAGCGCATTCTTGACGCGGTACCTGCCGGACACAACTTCACGCCATTAATGACCTGCTACTTAACGGATACACTGGATCCCAACGAGCTGGAACGTGGATTTAACGAAGGCGTTTTCACCGCTGCAAAACTCTATCCGGCCAATGCCACCACCAACTCGACGCATGGCGTAACCTCGATTGACGCCATCATGCCGGTACTGGAACGGATGGAAAAATTGGGTATGCCGCTGCTGGTGCACGGAGAAGTGACGCATGCGGATATCGATATTTTCGATCGCGAAGCGCGCTTTATTGAAACGGTGATGGAACCACTGCGTCAGCGTTTAACTGCGCTGAAAGTCGTGTTCGAACATATCACTACCAAAGATGCTGCCGAATACGTGCGCGACGGTAACGAGCTTTTGGCTGCTACCATTACGCCACAGCATCTGATGTTCAACCGCAACCACATGCTGGTTGGCGGGATTCGCCCTCATCTGTACTGCCTGCCGATCCTCAAACGTAACGTCCATCAACAGGCGCTGCGTGAACTGGTCGCCAGCGGGTTTAGCCGCGCATTCCTCGGTACCGACTCTGCGCCACATGCACGTCATCGCAAAGAGTCTAGCTGTGGCTGTGCGGGCTGCTTTAATGCGCCGACCGCGTTGGGTAGCTATGCCACCGTGTTTGAGGAGATGAATGCGCTGGACCACTTCGAAGCCTTCTGTTCACTCAATGGCCCGCAGTTTTATGGTTTACCGGTGAATGAAACCTTTATTGAGCTGGAACGCGTGGAGCACCAGGTCCCGGAGAGCATTGCGCTGGAAAACGATACGCTGGTACCTTTCCTGGGTGGCGAAACCGTACGTTGGTCAGTAAAAAACTAA
- a CDS encoding lipoprotein, which produces MKKFFFAAALIVSGLLVGCNQLTQYTVSEQEINQALAKHNNFSKDIGLPGVAEAHIVLNNLASQIGREEPNKVTLTGDANLDMNSLFGSQKATMKLKLKALPVFNKEKGAIYLQEMEVVDATVTPEKMQSVLQTLMPYLNQSLRNYFNQQPAYILQDDSSQGEALAKKLAKGIEVKPGEIIIPFTD; this is translated from the coding sequence ATGAAAAAGTTTTTTTTTGCCGCTGCGCTAATTGTCAGCGGCCTGTTGGTTGGTTGTAATCAACTCACGCAATACACGGTTAGTGAGCAAGAAATTAATCAGGCCCTGGCGAAGCATAATAACTTCTCTAAAGATATCGGTTTGCCCGGCGTCGCTGAAGCACACATCGTACTGAACAATCTCGCCAGCCAGATTGGCCGTGAAGAACCCAATAAAGTGACGCTAACCGGCGACGCAAACCTGGACATGAACTCCCTGTTTGGCAGTCAGAAAGCGACCATGAAGCTGAAGCTAAAAGCCTTACCGGTTTTCAATAAAGAAAAAGGCGCGATTTATCTGCAAGAGATGGAAGTCGTGGACGCCACCGTTACGCCGGAAAAAATGCAGTCGGTACTGCAAACGCTGATGCCTTATTTAAATCAGTCGCTGCGTAATTATTTCAACCAGCAGCCAGCGTACATTCTGCAGGATGACAGTAGCCAGGGTGAAGCACTGGCGAAAAAACTGGCGAAAGGTATCGAGGTGAAACCGGGCGAAATCATCATCCCGTTTACCGACTAA
- the mdtH gene encoding multidrug efflux MFS transporter MdtH, which translates to MSQVSQARNLGKYFLLIDNMLVVLGFFVVFPLISIRFVDQMGWAAVMVGIALGLRQFIQQGLGIFGGAIADRFGAKPMIVTGMLMRAAGFATMGIAHEPWLLWFSCFLSGLGGTLFDPPRSALVVKLIRPEKRGRFFSILMMQDSAGAVVGALLGSWLLQYDFRLVCATGAILFVLCAAFNAWLLPAWKLSTVKIPVREGMSHVMHDKRFVTYVLTLAGYYMLAVQVMLMLPIMVNDIAGSPAAVKWMYAIEACLSLTLLYPIARWSEKRFRLEHRLMAGLLVMSLSMMPIGLVGNLQQLFTLICTFYIGSIIAEPARETLSASLANARARGSYMGFSRLGLAIGGAIGYVGGGWLFDMGKALAQPELPWMMLGIIGFITFLALGWQFSLKRPTSGMLEPDA; encoded by the coding sequence ATGTCGCAAGTCTCGCAGGCAAGGAACCTGGGTAAATACTTCCTTCTCATCGATAATATGCTGGTCGTGCTGGGTTTCTTCGTCGTTTTCCCGCTGATCTCAATTCGTTTCGTCGATCAAATGGGCTGGGCCGCCGTTATGGTCGGCATCGCGCTTGGATTACGTCAATTTATCCAGCAGGGGTTGGGTATTTTCGGCGGTGCTATTGCAGACCGTTTCGGTGCCAAACCGATGATCGTCACCGGTATGCTGATGCGCGCTGCCGGGTTCGCCACCATGGGCATTGCCCATGAGCCGTGGTTGCTGTGGTTTTCCTGCTTTCTCTCCGGACTGGGCGGCACGCTATTCGACCCACCCCGCTCGGCGCTGGTGGTTAAACTTATCCGCCCGGAAAAGCGCGGGCGCTTTTTCTCTATTCTGATGATGCAGGATAGCGCCGGGGCCGTGGTTGGCGCGTTGCTCGGCAGTTGGTTGTTGCAATACGATTTCCGTCTGGTATGCGCCACCGGCGCAATTTTGTTCGTTCTGTGTGCGGCGTTTAATGCCTGGCTGCTCCCGGCATGGAAGCTGTCGACGGTAAAAATACCGGTGCGCGAAGGGATGAGCCATGTAATGCATGACAAACGCTTTGTTACCTATGTGCTGACGCTGGCGGGCTATTACATGCTTGCAGTGCAGGTGATGCTGATGCTGCCAATCATGGTGAACGACATCGCAGGCTCACCGGCCGCCGTGAAATGGATGTATGCCATTGAGGCGTGCCTCTCTTTAACGCTGCTTTACCCGATTGCCCGCTGGAGTGAAAAACGCTTTCGCCTTGAACATCGCCTGATGGCCGGTCTGCTGGTGATGTCTCTGAGCATGATGCCCATTGGCCTGGTCGGCAATTTACAGCAGCTATTCACGCTGATCTGCACGTTCTATATTGGCTCAATCATCGCCGAACCGGCGCGTGAAACCCTGAGCGCCTCGCTGGCCAATGCACGGGCCAGAGGAAGCTACATGGGCTTCAGCCGACTGGGACTCGCCATCGGCGGCGCAATTGGTTATGTCGGCGGCGGCTGGTTGTTTGATATGGGCAAAGCCCTGGCGCAGCCTGAATTGCCCTGGATGATGCTCGGTATTATCGGCTTCATCACGTTCCTTGCTCTGGGCTGGCAATTCAGCCTCAAACGCCCAACGAGTGGTATGTTGGAGCCAGACGCCTGA
- the rimJ gene encoding ribosomal protein S5-alanine N-acetyltransferase, with amino-acid sequence MFGYRSNVPKVRLTTDRLVVRLVHERDAWRLADYYAENRHFLKPWEPIRDESHCYPSGWQARLSMISEFHKQGTAYYFALLDPEEKEIIGVANFSNVVRGSFHACYLGYSIAQKWQGQGLMYEALTSAIRYMQRTQHIHRIMANYMPHNKRSGDLLARLGFEKEGYAKDYLLIDGQWRDHVLTALTTSEWTPGR; translated from the coding sequence ATGTTTGGCTATCGCAGTAACGTGCCAAAAGTGCGCTTAACCACGGACCGCCTGGTCGTGCGTTTAGTGCATGAGCGTGATGCCTGGCGTCTGGCAGATTATTACGCAGAAAATCGTCATTTCTTAAAACCCTGGGAACCTATTCGCGATGAAAGCCACTGTTATCCATCCGGCTGGCAGGCGCGTCTGAGTATGATCTCTGAGTTTCATAAACAAGGCACCGCGTATTATTTTGCGCTGCTCGATCCGGAAGAAAAAGAAATTATCGGCGTTGCTAACTTCTCGAACGTGGTGCGGGGATCCTTCCACGCCTGCTATCTCGGTTACTCCATAGCGCAGAAGTGGCAGGGGCAGGGGCTGATGTATGAAGCCTTAACCTCGGCCATCCGTTATATGCAGCGCACGCAGCATATTCATCGCATTATGGCTAACTACATGCCACACAATAAGCGCAGCGGTGACCTGCTGGCGCGACTGGGTTTTGAAAAAGAAGGGTATGCCAAAGACTACCTGCTGATTGACGGGCAGTGGCGCGATCACGTGCTGACGGCGTTGACGACATCAGAATGGACCCCCGGCCGCTAA
- a CDS encoding YceH family protein: MKYELTATEARVIGCLLEKQVTTPEQYPLSVNGVVTACNQKTNREPVMNLSESDVQDQLDNLVKRHFLRTVSGFGNRVTKYEQRFCNSEFGNLKLSAGEVALITTLLLRGAQTPGELRSRASRMYEFSDMAEVESTLEKLATRDDGPFVVRLAREPGKRESRYMHLFCGEVDEAIAAADELPAASGDLQARVEALETEVAELKQRLDSLLAHLGE; encoded by the coding sequence ATGAAATACGAATTAACCGCCACCGAAGCACGAGTGATTGGCTGTTTATTAGAAAAACAAGTGACCACGCCGGAACAGTATCCGCTTTCCGTTAATGGCGTCGTAACCGCCTGTAATCAAAAAACGAATCGTGAACCGGTGATGAATCTGTCTGAATCGGACGTGCAGGATCAGCTTGATAACCTGGTGAAACGACATTTCCTGCGCACGGTAAGCGGCTTTGGCAACCGCGTCACAAAATATGAGCAGCGTTTCTGCAACTCTGAATTTGGTAATCTTAAGCTCAGTGCAGGGGAAGTGGCGCTCATTACTACGCTGCTGCTGCGTGGTGCGCAAACGCCTGGTGAGTTGCGTAGCCGCGCATCCCGGATGTACGAGTTCAGCGATATGGCCGAAGTGGAGTCGACGCTGGAGAAACTGGCGACCCGGGATGATGGTCCTTTTGTGGTTCGCCTGGCGCGCGAGCCGGGTAAACGTGAAAGCCGTTATATGCACCTCTTTTGCGGTGAAGTTGATGAAGCCATTGCCGCTGCGGATGAACTTCCGGCTGCTTCAGGCGATCTGCAGGCGCGCGTTGAAGCGCTGGAAACAGAAGTCGCGGAGCTTAAGCAGCGGCTTGATTCCTTGCTGGCACACCTGGGAGAATAA
- a CDS encoding Gfo/Idh/MocA family protein — protein MKKLRIGVVGLGGIAQKAWLPVLGASADWTLEGAFSPSREKAQRICDTWRIPYVDSLVNLAQTCDAVFVHSTTATHYAVVSELLNAGVHVCVDKPLAENLREAEQLVELAERKKLTLMVGFNRRFAPLYQDLKTQLGTAASVRMDKHRTDSVGPHDLRFTLLDDYLHVVDTALWLAGGQVQLNNGTLLTNESGAMLYAEHHFSAGQMQITTSMHRRAGSQRESVQAVTDGGLIDVTDMREWREERGQGVVHKPIAGWQTTLEQRGFAGCARHFIECVQNQTVPETAGEQALLAQRVVETLWREAMAE, from the coding sequence GTGAAAAAATTACGTATCGGTGTTGTCGGGCTTGGCGGGATTGCACAAAAGGCCTGGCTACCCGTGCTGGGCGCAAGTGCAGACTGGACGCTGGAAGGCGCATTTTCACCTTCGCGGGAAAAAGCGCAGCGTATCTGCGATACCTGGCGGATCCCCTACGTTGATTCACTGGTGAATCTGGCGCAAACCTGTGATGCGGTTTTCGTCCATTCCACTACCGCGACGCATTATGCGGTAGTTAGCGAATTGCTGAATGCCGGAGTTCATGTGTGCGTGGATAAACCGCTGGCGGAAAACCTGCGCGAGGCTGAACAACTGGTGGAGCTGGCAGAGCGGAAAAAGCTGACGCTGATGGTCGGGTTTAACCGTCGATTCGCGCCGCTGTACCAGGATCTCAAAACCCAGTTGGGCACCGCAGCGTCAGTACGTATGGATAAGCACCGTACGGACAGCGTTGGGCCGCACGATCTGCGCTTCACTCTGCTGGACGACTATCTGCACGTGGTCGATACCGCATTGTGGCTGGCGGGAGGGCAGGTGCAGTTAAATAACGGCACGCTGCTGACCAATGAATCTGGTGCGATGCTCTACGCCGAGCATCATTTTTCTGCCGGGCAAATGCAGATAACAACCAGTATGCATCGTCGTGCCGGTAGCCAGCGCGAGAGCGTGCAGGCGGTGACGGACGGTGGCCTGATTGATGTGACGGATATGCGGGAATGGCGGGAAGAGCGTGGGCAAGGTGTTGTTCATAAGCCGATAGCGGGCTGGCAAACGACCTTAGAACAGCGTGGTTTTGCCGGATGCGCGCGTCATTTCATTGAGTGCGTGCAAAATCAGACGGTTCCCGAGACGGCAGGCGAGCAGGCGCTACTGGCCCAACGTGTTGTCGAAACGCTGTGGCGGGAGGCGATGGCTGAATAA
- the murJ gene encoding murein biosynthesis integral membrane protein MurJ yields the protein MNLLKSLAAVSSMTMFSRVLGFARDAIVARIFGAGMATDAFFVAFKLPNLLRRIFAEGAFSQAFVPILAEYKSKQGEDATRVFVAYVSGLLTLALAVVTVAGMLAAPWVILVTAPGFADTADKFALTTQLLRITFPYILLISLASLVGAILNTWNRFSIPAFAPTFLNISMIGFALFAAPYFNPPVLALAWAVTVGGVLQLIYQLPHLKKIGMLVLPRVNFHDAGAMRVVKQMGPAILGVSVSQISLIINTIFASFLASGSVSWMYYADRLMEFPSGVLGVALGTILLPSLSKSFSSGNHDEYCRLMDWGLRLCFLLALPSAVALGILAKPLTVSLFQYGKFTAFDAAMTQRALVAYSVGLIGLIVVKVLAPGFYSRQDIKTPVKIAIVTLIMTQVMNLAFIGPLKHAGLSLSIGLAACLNASLLYWQLRKQKIFTPQPGWAWFLARLVISVLVMSAALVGMLYIMPDWSQGTMLWRLLRLMAVVVAGIAAYFAALAVLGFKVKEFVRRTA from the coding sequence ATGAATTTATTAAAGTCGCTGGCAGCCGTCAGCTCGATGACGATGTTTTCACGCGTACTGGGTTTTGCGCGTGATGCGATTGTCGCCAGAATCTTTGGCGCAGGGATGGCGACAGATGCCTTTTTTGTGGCATTCAAACTTCCTAACCTGTTGCGCCGAATCTTTGCCGAAGGCGCATTTTCCCAGGCGTTTGTGCCGATTCTTGCCGAATATAAAAGTAAGCAGGGTGAAGATGCCACCCGCGTGTTTGTTGCCTACGTTTCCGGACTGTTGACGCTGGCGCTGGCCGTGGTGACGGTAGCAGGGATGTTGGCTGCTCCATGGGTGATATTAGTCACCGCGCCGGGATTTGCCGACACAGCGGATAAATTTGCGCTGACCACTCAACTACTGCGGATAACCTTTCCGTATATCCTGCTCATCTCATTGGCTTCGCTGGTGGGTGCGATCCTTAACACCTGGAACCGCTTTTCTATTCCCGCGTTTGCGCCGACCTTTCTGAATATCAGCATGATTGGTTTCGCGCTGTTTGCCGCGCCTTATTTTAATCCTCCCGTACTGGCGCTGGCGTGGGCCGTTACCGTTGGCGGTGTGCTACAGCTGATTTACCAGCTTCCGCATCTGAAAAAAATTGGCATGCTGGTGCTGCCACGCGTGAACTTCCACGATGCGGGGGCGATGCGCGTCGTCAAGCAAATGGGGCCGGCGATCCTTGGGGTTTCGGTCAGTCAGATTTCACTGATTATCAATACGATTTTCGCCTCGTTTCTGGCCTCTGGCTCAGTTTCATGGATGTATTACGCTGACCGTTTGATGGAGTTTCCATCCGGTGTGCTGGGTGTCGCGTTGGGGACTATCTTGCTGCCATCGCTGTCCAAAAGCTTTTCCAGCGGCAATCATGATGAGTATTGCCGTCTGATGGACTGGGGGCTGCGTCTGTGTTTTCTCCTGGCATTGCCGAGCGCCGTGGCGTTAGGGATTCTGGCCAAACCGCTGACGGTGTCTTTGTTCCAGTACGGTAAATTTACCGCCTTTGATGCCGCGATGACCCAGCGTGCGCTGGTGGCGTACTCGGTCGGCTTGATTGGTTTGATCGTGGTGAAAGTATTGGCCCCAGGTTTTTATTCTCGCCAGGATATTAAAACGCCGGTCAAAATTGCCATTGTGACGCTGATTATGACCCAGGTAATGAACCTGGCGTTTATTGGACCGCTGAAGCATGCCGGGCTGTCACTGTCGATTGGTCTGGCGGCGTGCCTGAACGCTTCATTGTTGTACTGGCAGTTGCGTAAGCAGAAAATCTTCACCCCGCAACCGGGCTGGGCCTGGTTCCTGGCGCGATTGGTCATATCCGTGCTGGTAATGTCGGCGGCACTGGTTGGGATGCTCTATATCATGCCGGACTGGTCGCAGGGCACGATGTTGTGGCGTCTGCTGCGTCTGATGGCCGTCGTGGTGGCAGGTATTGCAGCTTACTTCGCTGCACTCGCCGTGCTGGGCTTTAAAGTGAAGGAGTTTGTGCGCCGGACGGCGTAA
- the flgN gene encoding flagella biosynthesis chaperone FlgN, with protein MTRLSEILDQMTTVLNDLKTVMDAEQQQLSAGHINGSQLQRITEEKSSLLATLDYLEQQRRLEHDATRSANDEIAERWQTITVKTQHLRDLNQHNGWLLEGQIERNQQAIQVLKPHQEPALYGANGQTSAAHRGGKKFSI; from the coding sequence ATGACTCGTTTGTCAGAAATACTTGACCAGATGACGACCGTCCTCAATGACCTGAAAACGGTAATGGATGCTGAACAACAACAGCTTTCCGCAGGACATATCAACGGCAGCCAGCTACAGCGTATTACAGAAGAAAAAAGCTCTTTGCTGGCAACCCTTGATTATCTGGAGCAGCAGCGCCGTCTGGAGCATGACGCCACGCGCAGCGCCAACGATGAAATAGCCGAGCGCTGGCAGACTATCACCGTGAAAACACAGCACTTACGCGATCTCAACCAGCACAATGGCTGGCTGCTGGAAGGGCAGATCGAGCGCAATCAACAGGCGATTCAAGTGCTGAAACCGCACCAGGAACCAGCGTTGTACGGCGCAAATGGTCAAACCTCTGCTGCACACCGCGGCGGGAAAAAATTCTCTATTTAA
- the flgM gene encoding flagellar biosynthesis anti-sigma factor FlgM produces MSIDRTSPLKPVSTVQPRETSDAPVQKTRKEKTTATTSTSVMLSDAQAKLMQPGTNDINMERVEALKTAIRNGELKMDTGKIADSLIREAQSYLQSK; encoded by the coding sequence ATGAGCATTGATCGTACCTCACCATTGAAGCCAGTAAGTACCGTTCAGCCGCGCGAAACCAGCGATGCGCCGGTACAAAAAACGCGGAAGGAAAAAACCACCGCGACCACCAGCACCAGCGTGATGCTGAGCGATGCTCAGGCTAAACTGATGCAGCCCGGCACCAATGACATCAATATGGAACGCGTGGAAGCACTGAAAACCGCGATCCGTAACGGTGAACTGAAAATGGACACTGGAAAAATTGCCGACTCGCTGATCCGCGAGGCGCAGAGCTACTTACAGAGTAAATAA
- the flgA gene encoding flagellar basal body P-ring formation chaperone FlgA codes for MQTFKRGIVVAALLFSPMTLAQDLNSQLTAWFSQRLAGFSDEVVVTIRTSPNLLPSCEQPALSVSGNAKLWGNVNVLARCANEKRYLQVNVQATGNYVVAAASVARGSALTPASVTLKRGRLDQLPPRAVLDMNQVQDAVSLRDLVPGQPIQLSMLRQAWRIKAGQRVLVIANGEGFRVNAEGKALNNAAVAQNARVRMISGQVVSGVVDSDGNILINL; via the coding sequence ATGCAAACGTTTAAACGTGGAATAGTTGTGGCCGCACTGCTGTTCAGCCCTATGACGCTGGCGCAAGACCTGAATTCGCAGCTAACGGCATGGTTTTCCCAACGTCTGGCCGGATTCAGCGATGAGGTGGTGGTTACTATCCGAACGTCACCAAACTTACTACCGAGCTGTGAGCAACCCGCATTAAGCGTGTCCGGCAATGCAAAACTGTGGGGCAATGTGAACGTGCTGGCACGCTGCGCCAACGAAAAACGTTATCTGCAGGTGAACGTGCAGGCCACCGGAAACTACGTTGTAGCCGCCGCGTCTGTAGCACGAGGTAGCGCACTGACCCCAGCCAGCGTAACGCTGAAACGTGGTCGACTGGACCAACTGCCGCCCCGCGCGGTGCTGGATATGAATCAGGTGCAGGACGCCGTCAGCCTGCGTGATCTGGTGCCGGGTCAACCGATACAGCTTTCAATGTTGCGCCAGGCATGGCGGATCAAGGCCGGTCAGCGCGTACTGGTTATCGCTAACGGAGAAGGTTTTCGGGTGAATGCCGAAGGCAAAGCGCTGAATAATGCCGCCGTCGCACAAAATGCGCGAGTGCGGATGATTTCAGGCCAGGTGGTGAGCGGCGTCGTCGATTCTGATGGGAATATTCTTATTAACCTATAA
- the flgB gene encoding flagellar basal body rod protein FlgB: MLDKLDAALRFQQEALNLRAQRQEVLAANIANADTPGYQARDLDFASELKKVMVRGREETGGVSLTLTSAQHIPAQTVSAPSTQLLYRIPDQPSLDGNTVDMDRERTQFADNSLKYQMGLTALGGQIKGMMNVLQGGN; the protein is encoded by the coding sequence ATGCTCGATAAGCTCGACGCCGCCTTACGTTTTCAACAGGAAGCGCTGAATTTGCGCGCCCAACGCCAGGAAGTATTGGCAGCCAACATAGCCAATGCCGACACGCCGGGGTACCAGGCGCGCGACCTGGATTTCGCCAGTGAGTTAAAAAAAGTCATGGTGCGAGGACGGGAAGAAACCGGCGGCGTTTCGTTGACGCTGACCTCTGCACAACACATTCCGGCCCAGACCGTTTCTGCTCCTTCTACGCAGTTGCTCTACCGTATTCCTGACCAGCCGTCACTTGATGGTAACACGGTGGATATGGACCGGGAGCGTACGCAATTTGCAGACAACAGCCTCAAGTATCAAATGGGGCTGACCGCGTTGGGTGGACAAATCAAAGGCATGATGAACGTGCTGCAAGGAGGGAACTAA
- the flgC gene encoding flagellar basal body rod protein FlgC: MALLNIFDIAGSALTAQSKRLNVAASNMANADSVTGPDGQPYRAKQVVFQVDAAPGAATGGVKVADVIESQAPDKLVYEPGNPLADANGYVKMPNVDVVGEMVNTMSASRSYQANVEVLNTVKSLMLKTLTLGQ, from the coding sequence GTGGCGCTGTTAAATATTTTTGATATCGCAGGCTCTGCGCTGACGGCTCAGTCTAAACGCTTGAACGTGGCGGCCAGCAACATGGCGAATGCGGATAGCGTCACGGGACCCGACGGTCAGCCGTATCGCGCCAAGCAAGTTGTCTTTCAGGTCGATGCTGCGCCGGGCGCGGCAACCGGTGGCGTAAAAGTGGCTGACGTTATTGAAAGCCAGGCACCGGATAAGCTGGTTTATGAGCCAGGTAATCCGCTGGCCGATGCGAACGGTTACGTAAAAATGCCCAATGTGGATGTCGTCGGCGAAATGGTCAACACCATGTCAGCCTCGCGTAGCTACCAGGCAAACGTCGAAGTGCTCAATACCGTGAAAAGCTTGATGCTCAAAACGCTGACGCTAGGCCAGTAA
- the flgD gene encoding flagellar hook assembly protein FlgD yields MSIAVKMNDPGTTGVNDATGKNSLTGSNAADLQSSFLTLLVAQLKNQDPTNPLQNNELTTQLAQISTVSGIEKLNTTLGSISGQIDNSQSLQASTLIGHGVMIPGTTILTGKGTEEGAKTTTTPFGVELQQPADKVTATITDKDGKVVRTIEIGGLKAGVHTFTWDGTMTDGTDAPSGSYNVSIAASNGGTQLVAQPLQFALVQGVIRSNGGNTLDLGTYGTTTLDEVRQII; encoded by the coding sequence ATGTCTATAGCTGTAAAAATGAATGATCCAGGCACAACGGGCGTTAATGACGCAACGGGGAAGAATTCGCTGACGGGCAGCAACGCCGCCGATCTGCAAAGCAGCTTTCTTACGCTGCTGGTTGCACAGCTGAAAAACCAGGATCCAACCAACCCGCTGCAAAACAACGAACTGACCACCCAGTTGGCGCAAATCAGTACCGTGAGCGGAATTGAGAAACTGAACACCACGTTGGGGTCGATCTCCGGGCAGATCGACAACAGCCAGTCGCTGCAGGCCAGTACCCTGATTGGCCACGGTGTCATGATCCCGGGCACTACCATCCTGACCGGTAAAGGGACGGAAGAAGGCGCAAAAACCACCACTACGCCGTTTGGCGTCGAGTTGCAGCAACCAGCAGATAAGGTTACTGCAACCATTACCGATAAAGACGGCAAAGTGGTACGCACCATTGAAATTGGTGGGTTAAAAGCGGGCGTTCATACCTTTACCTGGGACGGCACCATGACCGATGGCACGGATGCGCCAAGCGGTTCTTACAACGTGTCAATTGCTGCCAGTAATGGCGGAACGCAACTGGTGGCACAGCCGCTTCAGTTTGCGCTGGTGCAGGGAGTTATTCGCAGTAACGGCGGTAATACGCTGGATCTGGGCACCTATGGAACCACCACCCTCGACGAAGTACGGCAGATCATTTAA